The DNA window TCTTGAATCGGGACCTTTTGGCTCAACTTTATCCTAGTTTTGCCGAAGGAGCAACCCCTTTTTTCACTTTAAATTGGTCCAAATACGCAGAATTTCTGACTTTTCGTGGAGGACTAGATCCAGTAACCGGTGGTCTCTGGCTGACCGATATTGCACACCATCATTTAGCTATTGCTATTCTTTTCCTAATCGCAGGTCATATGTATAGGACCAACTGGGGTATTGGCCATGGACTTAAAGATATTTTGGAGGCTCACAAGGGCCCATTTACAGGACAAGGCCATAAGGGTCTTTATGAAATCTTAACAACGTCATGGCATGCTCAATTATCTCTTAACCTAGCTATGCTAGGCTCTACAACCATTGTTGTAGCTCATCATATGTATTCTATGCCTCCCTATCCATACCTAGCTACTGACTATGGTACACAACTTTCCTTGTTCACACACCACATGTGGATTGGCGGATTTCTAATAGTCGGTGCTGCTGCACATGCAGCAATTTTTATGGTAAGAGACTATGATCCAACTACTCGATACAACGATCTATTAGATCGCGTCCTTAGACACCGCGATGCAATCATATCCCACCTTAACTGGGTATGTATATTTCTAGGTTTTCACAGTTTTGGCTTGTACATTCATAATGATACCATGAGTGCTTTAGGCCGTCCACAAGATATGTTTTCGGATACCGCCATACAATTACAACCTATCTTTGCTCAATGGGTACAAAATATCCATGCTACTGCGCCTGGCGTAACAGCTCCTGGTgcaacaacaagtactagcttaaCGTGGGGAGGCGGCGAGTTAGTAGCAGTAGGTGGCAAAGTGGCTTTGTTACCGATTCCATTAGGAACCGCAGATTTTTTAGTCCATCACATTCATGCATTTACCATACATGTGACTGTATTAATACTTTTGAAAGGTGTTTTATTTGCTCGGAGTTCCCGTTTGATACCCGATAAAGCAAATCTAGGTTTTCGCTTTCCTTGCGATGGGCCTGGCCGAGGGggaacatgtcaagtatctgcttGGGATCATGTTTTCTTAGGTTTATTCTGGATGTACAATGCAATTTCGGTAGTCATTTTCCATTTCAGTTGGAAAATGCAGTCGGatgtttggggtaccataagtgaTCAAGGGGTGGTAACTCATATTACAGGGGGAAACTTTGCACAGAGTTCCATTACGATTAATGGGTGGCTTCGAGATTTCTTGTGGGCACAGGCATCGCAAGTCATTCAGTCTTATGGTTCTTCATTATCTGCATATGGTCTTTTTTTCTTAGGTGCTCATTTTGTCTGGGCCTTCAGTTTAATGTTTTTATTCAGCGGCCGTGGTTATTGGCAAGAACTCATTGAATCTATCGTTTGGGCTCATAACAaattaaaagttgctcctgctacTCAGCCTAGAGCCTTGAGCATTATACAAGGACGTGCTGTAGGAGTAACCCATTACCTTCTGGGTGGAATTGCCACGACATGGGCATTCTTCTTAGCGAGAATTATTGCAGTAGGATAGTGGCTAGGAGGATTTGAAAGGCATTATGGAATTAAGATTTCCCAGGTTTAGCCAAGGCTTAGCTCAGGACCCCACTACTCGTCGTATTTGGTTTGGTATTGCTACCGCACATGATTtcgaaagtcatgatgatattacTGAAGAACGTCTTTATCAGAACATTTTTGCTTCTCACTTTGGGCAATTAGCAATAATCTTTCTATGGACGTCCGGAAATCTGTTTCATGTAGCTTGGCAAGGAAATTTTGAATCATGGATACAGGATCCTTTACACGTAAGACCTATTGCTCATGCGATTTGGGATCCTCATTTTGGTCAACCCGCTGTGGAAGCCTTTACTCGAGGAGGTGCTGCTGGTCCAGTGAATATTGCTTATTCTGGGGTTTATCAGTGGTGGTATACAATAGGATTACGCACCAATGAAGATCTTTATACTGGAgctctttttctattatttctttctacGCTGTCCTTAATAGCGAGTTGGTTACATCTACAACCCAAATGGAAACCAAGCCTTTCGTGGTTCAAAAACGCGGAATCTCGTCTCAATCATCATTTGTCAGGACTTTTCGGGGTAAGTTCTTTGGCTTGGACAGGACATTTAGTTCATGTTGCTATTCCCGCATCCAGGGGGGAGTACGTTCGATGGAATAATTTCTTAGATGTATTACCCTATCCCCAGGGGTTGGGACCCCTTTTGACGGGTCAGTGGAATCTTTATGCCCAAAACCCTGATTCGAGTAATCATTTATTTGGTACCGCTCAAGGAGCGGGAACTGCCATTCTAACTCTTCTTGGGGGATTCCATCCACAAACACAAAGTTTGTGGCTGACTGATATGGCTCACCATCATTTAGCTATTGCATTTATTTTTCTCATTGCCGGTCACATGTATCGAACTAACTTCGGAATTGGGCACAGTATTAAAGATCTTTTAGAAGCGCATACTCCTCCGGGGGGTCGATTAGGGCGTGGGCATAAGGGCCTTTATGACACAATCAACAATTCGATTCATTTTCAGTTAGGTCTTGCTCTAGCTTCTTTAGGGGTTATTACTTCCTTAGTAGCTCAACATATGTACTCTTTACCTCCTTATGCATTCATAGCACAAGACTTTACTACTCAAGCTGCTTTATATACTCATCACCAATATATTGCGGGGTTCATCATGACAGGGGCTTTTGCTCATGGAGCTATTTTTTTCATTAGGGATTACAATCCGGAACAGAATGAGGATAATGTATTGGCAAGAATGTTAGACCATAAAGAAGCTATCATATCTCATTTAAGTTGGGCTAGCCTCTTTCTAGGATTCCATACCTTGGGCCTTTATGTTCATAACGACGTCATGCTTGCTTTTGGTACTCCAGAAAAGCAAATCTTGATCGAACCTATATTTGCCCAATGGATACAATCTGCTCATGGCAAGACGACATATGGGTTCGATATactcttatcttcaacgaatggccCCGCTTTCAATGCGGGTCGAAGCCTATGGTTGCCCGGATGGTTGAATGCTGTTAATGAGAATAGTAATTCGCTTTTCTTAACAATAGGACCTGGGGATTTCTTGGTTCATCATGCTATTGCTCTAGGTTTGCATACAACTACATTGATTTTAGTAAAGGGCGCTTTAGACGCACGCGGTTCCAAATTAATGCCGGATAAAAAGGATTTTGGGTATAGTTTTCCTTGTGACGGCCCAGGGCGCGGCGGTACTTGTGATATTTCTGCTTGGGACGCATTTTATTTGGCAGTTTTCTGGATGTTAAATACCATTGGGTGGGTTACTTTTTATTGGCATTGGAAACATATCACATTATGGCAGGGCAACGTTTcacaatttaatgaatcctccacTTATTTGATGGGATGGTTAAGAGATTACCTATGGTTAAACTCTTCACAACTTATCAATGGATATAATCCTTTTGGGATGAATAGTTTATCGGTATGGGCTTGGATGTTCTTATTTGGACATCTTGTTTGGGCTACTGGATTTATGTTCTTAATTTCTTGGCGGGGGTATTGGCAGGAATTAATTGAGACTTTAGCATGGGCTCATGAACGCACACCTTTAGCTAATTTAATTCGCTGGAGAGATAAGCCTGTGGCTCTTTCCATTGTGCAAGCAAGATTGGTTGGATTAGCTCACTTTTCCGTGGGTTATATATTCACTTATGCAGCTTTCTTGATTGCCTCAACATCAGGCAAGTTTGGTTAATTTAGTTTGTTTTTTTGTACTGTATCAGCACCTAGTTCATTACTCTTGATAGAGAGGGAGGATCCGCCTTCTtaaatttctttttctatttatttttccatCTAGGATTAGAACCGTATACTTGATAATAATAGCAACGGCACATTATGGCAAAAAAGAGTTTGATTCAGAGGGAGAAGAAGCGGCAGAAATTagaacagaaatatcatttgattcGTCAATCTTTAAAAAAAAAGATAAGAAGCAAAGTTTCTCCCTTGAGTTTGAGTGAAaaaacgaaaatgcgagaaaaattgCAATCCCTACCGCGTAATAGTGCACCTACACGCCTTCATCGACGTTGTTTTTTGACCGGAAGACCTAGAGCTAACTATCGACATTTTGGGCTATCCGGACACGTACTTCGAGAAATGGTTTATGAATGTTTATTACCGGGTGCAACAAGATCCAGTTGGTAAGGATAAAATACCCTTTCGTATTTGTATGGATTTCTGGAATTGATAATCATAGAGGAGCCCTCTTTACCATTCTGTATAAATGGACTATTCTATTTGTATAGATATGGTAGAGGGACGTATCGAACCCTCTTTTATCCACTAGTTACCCCTCTTTAGTTTAAGAGTATAGAGCAGTTTGGTAGCTCATAAGTCTCATAACCTTGGGGTTGCGGGTTCGATTCCCACTACCGGCCCCATACTCCTTCTTTAATGATATATGCATGATATATACATCATCCATTTGTATCTGGATTTTTTGATTTCCTAAAAGAGTTTTGGTCTAACAGTTTTTTctcggaagaagacaacaaataaaagaaagaataaaagaaagaataaaatacGAAAGAAAAGCGTCCATTGTCTAATGGATAGGACAGAGGTCTTCTAAACCTTTGGTATAGGTTCAAATCCTATTGGACGCAATCTTATTTCTATCTATTCTTTAAATAACTATACTAaactaaaaacaaagaaaactttttTGCATGATTCAAATAACAAGAGTAGACATGCAAAATAACAAGAGTAGATATGCCAAATTTATTTGTTACTGAAGGGAAAACCGTTCCAGCTGTTCCTGAATAGCTTCCTTCAAAAGGATTTCCGCTTGCTCGGTGAATGTCTTGCTAGAAGATATAATTTCTTGGAATTGAGGTTTAGTATCTTTTAGGTGTTTACGTAACTCATCCAGAAATTTATTTACCTGTTCGATTTCTAACGAATCAAGATATCCTCTTGTTCCGGTATAAATAGTAGCTATCTGCTCTTCCACTGGGAGAGGATTTGCCTGGGATTGTTTAAGCAATTCCCTTAATCGTCGACCCCTTGCCAATTGATTCTGACTTGTTTTATCGAGAGCAGAGGCGAATTGTGCAAAGGCTTGTAACTCTGCGAATTGAGCTAGTTCCAATTTTGATTTGCCAGCTACTTGTTTCATGGCTTTAATTTGAGCCGCGGATCCTACTCTGGAAACAGAAATACCCACATTAATAGCGGGTCGAATTCCGGCATTGAATAGATCCGCCGATAAGAATATTTGTCCATCTGTAATGGAGATTACATTAGTAGGAATATAGGCGGAAACGTCTCCAGATTGAGTCTCAACTATTGGTAAAGCGGTCATACTTCCTTCGCCTAAAAGAGAATTTAATTTAGCGGCTCTTTCTAAAAGGCGTGAATGCAAATAAAAAACATCCCCTGGATAAGCCTCACGGCCGGGAGGTCTTCTTAATAGAAGGGACATTTGGCGATAAGCTTGTGCCTGTTTGGAGAGATCATCATAAATTATTAAAGTATGCCGTTCGCGGTACATAAAATACTCAGCCAG is part of the Hordeum vulgare subsp. vulgare unplaced genomic scaffold, MorexV3_pseudomolecules_assembly, whole genome shotgun sequence genome and encodes:
- the LOC123423312 gene encoding ATP synthase subunit alpha, chloroplastic, yielding MATLRVDEIHKILRERIEQYNRKVGIENIGRVVQVGDGIARIIGLGEIMSGELVQFAEGTRGIALNLESKNVGIVLMGDGLMIQEGSFVKATGRIAQIPVSEAYLGRVVNALAKPIDGKGEIIASESRLIESPAPSIISRRSVYEPLQTGLIAIDSMIPIGRGQRELIIGDRQTGKTAVATDTILNQKGQGVICVYVAIGQRASSVAQVVTTFHEEGAMEYTIVVAEMADSPATLQYLAPYTGAALAEYFMYRERHTLIIYDDLSKQAQAYRQMSLLLRRPPGREAYPGDVFYLHSRLLERAAKLNSLLGEGSMTALPIVETQSGDVSAYIPTNVISITDGQIFLSADLFNAGIRPAINVGISVSRVGSAAQIKAMKQVAGKSKLELAQFAELQAFAQFASALDKTSQNQLARGRRLRELLKQSQANPLPVEEQIATIYTGTRGYLDSLEIEQVNKFLDELRKHLKDTKPQFQEIISSSKTFTEQAEILLKEAIQEQLERFSLQ
- the LOC123423308 gene encoding photosystem I P700 chlorophyll a apoprotein A2, producing MELRFPRFSQGLAQDPTTRRIWFGIATAHDFESHDDITEERLYQNIFASHFGQLAIIFLWTSGNLFHVAWQGNFESWIQDPLHVRPIAHAIWDPHFGQPAVEAFTRGGAAGPVNIAYSGVYQWWYTIGLRTNEDLYTGALFLLFLSTLSLIASWLHLQPKWKPSLSWFKNAESRLNHHLSGLFGVSSLAWTGHLVHVAIPASRGEYVRWNNFLDVLPYPQGLGPLLTGQWNLYAQNPDSSNHLFGTAQGAGTAILTLLGGFHPQTQSLWLTDMAHHHLAIAFIFLIAGHMYRTNFGIGHSIKDLLEAHTPPGGRLGRGHKGLYDTINNSIHFQLGLALASLGVITSLVAQHMYSLPPYAFIAQDFTTQAALYTHHQYIAGFIMTGAFAHGAIFFIRDYNPEQNEDNVLARMLDHKEAIISHLSWASLFLGFHTLGLYVHNDVMLAFGTPEKQILIEPIFAQWIQSAHGKTTYGFDILLSSTNGPAFNAGRSLWLPGWLNAVNENSNSLFLTIGPGDFLVHHAIALGLHTTTLILVKGALDARGSKLMPDKKDFGYSFPCDGPGRGGTCDISAWDAFYLAVFWMLNTIGWVTFYWHWKHITLWQGNVSQFNESSTYLMGWLRDYLWLNSSQLINGYNPFGMNSLSVWAWMFLFGHLVWATGFMFLISWRGYWQELIETLAWAHERTPLANLIRWRDKPVALSIVQARLVGLAHFSVGYIFTYAAFLIASTSGKFG
- the LOC123423307 gene encoding photosystem I P700 chlorophyll a apoprotein A1; translation: MIIRSPEPEVKIVVDRDPVKTSFEEWARPGHFSRTLAKGPDTTTWIWNLHADAHDFDSHTGDLEEISRKVFSAHFGQLSIIFLWLSGMYFHGARFSNYEAWLSDPTHIGPSAQVVWPIVGQEILNGDVGGGFRGIQITSGFFQLWRASGITSELQLYCTAIGALVFAALMLFAGWFHYHKAAPKLAWFQDVESMLNHHLAGLLGLGSLSWAGHQIHVSLPINQFLDAGVDPKEIPLPHEFILNRDLLAQLYPSFAEGATPFFTLNWSKYAEFLTFRGGLDPVTGGLWLTDIAHHHLAIAILFLIAGHMYRTNWGIGHGLKDILEAHKGPFTGQGHKGLYEILTTSWHAQLSLNLAMLGSTTIVVAHHMYSMPPYPYLATDYGTQLSLFTHHMWIGGFLIVGAAAHAAIFMVRDYDPTTRYNDLLDRVLRHRDAIISHLNWVCIFLGFHSFGLYIHNDTMSALGRPQDMFSDTAIQLQPIFAQWVQNIHATAPGVTAPGATTSTSLTWGGGELVAVGGKVALLPIPLGTADFLVHHIHAFTIHVTVLILLKGVLFARSSRLIPDKANLGFRFPCDGPGRGGTCQVSAWDHVFLGLFWMYNAISVVIFHFSWKMQSDVWGTISDQGVVTHITGGNFAQSSITINGWLRDFLWAQASQVIQSYGSSLSAYGLFFLGAHFVWAFSLMFLFSGRGYWQELIESIVWAHNKLKVAPATQPRALSIIQGRAVGVTHYLLGGIATTWAFFLARIIAVG